The following proteins come from a genomic window of Elusimicrobiota bacterium:
- a CDS encoding ABC transporter permease: MIEVADLRKTYRTGGVPVEALRGVTLTIDAGDFIAIMGPSGSGKSTLMHILGLLDVPDGGVYRLAGRDVSRLSEEERATERGRGVGFVFQQFNLLPRTSAMENIALPLLYANGSTGRDPRDLLREVGLASHAQHKSNQLSGGQQQRVAIARSLINRPLLLLADEPTGNLDSRTQDEIMALFTDLNQRGLTILLVTHEPDVARHARRVIRMKDGRVVSDERQGEPLARAAAPRPTEPAPPRPRRWRALGTHFKEALRSLGANKVRSGLSMLGILIGVAAVVAMLALGAGARQSVEAQLSTLGANLLVLRPGSFRSHGVVQEAGAVTRFTEADAREIAAEIPTVARVAPSVNGSAQLVFGNKNWRSGVLGTTPDYAPMRSQTLSRGRFFTEEETLSRARVAVLGATPAQELFGEADPLGEYIKINRVNFQVIGVLTAKGASGWRNQDDVVLLPLSTAMHRLLGKDYVDSIDIQATGADVLADTEAAVRGLIRQRRRIPEENDDSFDVLNLAEIQSAVQSTSRTLSVLLAAIAAISLLVGGIGIMNIMLVSVTERTREIGLRKAVGARPQDIRAQFLIEALVISLSGGLSGLALGVGASWTLSKVAGWTVGISPGSVFLSFFFSVGIGVVFGFWPARKAAALNPIDALRYE, from the coding sequence ATGATCGAGGTCGCGGACCTTCGCAAAACCTACCGCACGGGGGGCGTGCCCGTGGAGGCCCTGCGCGGGGTCACCTTGACGATCGACGCGGGCGATTTCATCGCCATCATGGGCCCCTCCGGGTCCGGCAAGTCCACGCTCATGCACATTCTGGGGCTGTTGGACGTGCCCGACGGCGGTGTTTACCGCCTGGCGGGGCGCGACGTCTCGCGCCTGTCCGAGGAGGAACGGGCCACCGAACGGGGGCGGGGCGTGGGGTTCGTGTTTCAACAATTCAACTTGCTCCCCCGCACGTCGGCCATGGAAAACATCGCCCTGCCGCTGCTCTACGCCAACGGGTCGACGGGCCGCGACCCCCGGGACCTGTTGCGGGAGGTGGGCCTCGCCAGCCACGCCCAGCACAAATCCAATCAGCTTTCCGGCGGCCAACAACAACGGGTGGCCATCGCCCGGTCGCTGATCAACCGCCCCCTTCTGCTCTTGGCCGACGAGCCCACGGGCAACCTCGATTCCCGCACCCAGGATGAAATCATGGCCCTTTTCACGGATCTCAACCAACGGGGTTTGACGATCCTGTTGGTGACCCACGAGCCCGATGTGGCGCGGCACGCCCGTCGGGTGATCCGCATGAAGGACGGGCGTGTGGTGTCCGACGAACGGCAGGGAGAACCCTTGGCCCGGGCGGCGGCCCCGCGCCCGACGGAGCCCGCCCCGCCCCGCCCGCGCCGCTGGCGTGCCCTGGGCACCCATTTCAAGGAGGCGCTTCGGTCCCTGGGCGCCAACAAAGTCCGCTCGGGTCTGTCGATGCTGGGCATTCTGATCGGCGTGGCGGCCGTGGTGGCCATGCTGGCCCTGGGCGCCGGGGCCCGCCAATCCGTGGAAGCGCAGCTGTCAACCCTGGGGGCCAATTTGCTGGTGTTGCGGCCGGGGTCTTTCCGTTCCCACGGGGTGGTGCAGGAAGCCGGCGCCGTGACGCGCTTCACCGAGGCCGACGCCCGGGAGATCGCGGCCGAAATCCCGACGGTGGCGCGGGTCGCTCCGTCCGTCAACGGGTCGGCGCAACTGGTGTTCGGCAACAAGAACTGGCGAAGCGGTGTCCTCGGCACGACCCCGGATTACGCCCCCATGCGGTCCCAAACCCTGTCGCGGGGCCGGTTTTTCACCGAGGAGGAGACCCTTTCCCGCGCCCGGGTGGCCGTGCTCGGGGCGACCCCCGCCCAGGAGCTCTTCGGTGAAGCGGACCCCCTGGGGGAATACATCAAAATCAATCGGGTGAATTTCCAGGTGATCGGGGTGTTGACGGCGAAAGGCGCCTCCGGCTGGCGCAACCAGGACGACGTCGTGCTGTTGCCGCTTTCCACGGCCATGCACCGCCTTCTGGGCAAGGATTACGTCGACAGCATCGACATCCAGGCGACGGGGGCCGACGTCCTGGCCGACACCGAAGCGGCCGTGCGCGGGTTGATCCGCCAGCGGCGGAGGATCCCCGAGGAAAACGACGACTCCTTCGACGTGTTAAACCTGGCGGAGATCCAATCGGCGGTGCAGTCCACGAGCCGCACGTTGTCCGTGCTCCTGGCCGCCATCGCGGCGATTTCGCTCCTGGTCGGGGGCATCGGCATCATGAACATCATGCTGGTGAGCGTGACCGAGCGCACCCGGGAGATCGGCCTGCGCAAGGCCGTGGGCGCCCGGCCGCAGGACATCCGCGCGCAATTTTTGATCGAGGCCCTGGTCATCAGCCTCTCCGGCGGCCTGTCGGGATTGGCCCTGGGGGTGGGCGCCTCCTGGACATTGTCCAAGGTCGCCGGCTGGACCGTGGGGATTTCGCCGGGGTCCGTTTTCCTGTCGTTCTTTTTCTCGGTGGGCATCGGCGTGGTCTTCGGCTTCTGGCCGGCACGGAAGGCCGCGGCCCTCAACCCCATCGACGCTCTGCGCTACGAATAG
- a CDS encoding DNA starvation/stationary phase protection protein yields MSPTQEATPQQKKDIAQGLSVLLADSYTLYLKTHNFHWNVVGPMFQALHLMFETQYTELALAVDLIAERIRALGIPAPGSYAEFGKLTSVKEAVGVPKATEMIRQLLESNETVIAAAKKAFPAAEGAGDQATMDLLTQRITTHEKTAWMLKSLLEN; encoded by the coding sequence ATGAGCCCCACGCAGGAAGCCACGCCCCAACAGAAAAAGGATATCGCCCAGGGCCTGTCGGTGCTGTTGGCCGACAGCTACACCCTCTACTTGAAGACCCACAACTTCCACTGGAACGTCGTGGGCCCGATGTTTCAAGCGCTGCACCTTATGTTCGAGACCCAATACACGGAGCTGGCCCTGGCCGTGGATTTGATCGCCGAGCGCATCCGGGCGCTGGGAATCCCGGCCCCCGGGTCCTACGCCGAGTTCGGTAAGCTGACCTCGGTCAAGGAAGCGGTCGGCGTGCCCAAGGCCACGGAAATGATCCGACAGCTCCTCGAAAGCAACGAGACGGTGATCGCCGCGGCGAAGAAGGCCTTCCCCGCGGCCGAAGGGGCGGGGGACCAAGCCACCATGGATCTGCTGACCCAGCGTATCACGACCCATGAAAAGACCGCCTGGATGTTGAAGAGTCTATTGGAAAACTGA
- the katG gene encoding catalase/peroxidase HPI, giving the protein MRKRILALVAAIAALIAAPTFTNAMEGPAKGQDTARTNKFWWPEQLDLTPLRQHQPKSNPYGAAFDYAAEFNSLDLAAVKRDINAVLTASQDWWPADYGNYGPLFIRMAWHSAGTYRTLDGRGGAGGGQQRFDPLNSWPDNANLDKARRLLWPIKQKYGRKISWADLMVLTGNVSMENMGFKTLGFAGGRADDWEADLVYWGPESKWLEGQRRDKEGKLTGPLAAVQMGLIYVNPEGPGGNPDPRAAAKDIRESFGRMAMNDEETVALIVGGHTFGKTHGAHAPDKNVGPEPGAAPLEEQGFGWMNSRGKGNAEDTVTSGLEGAWTSAPNRWTHMFLDNLFRLDWKKTKSPAGAVQWIPTDPKAATPVPDAHIPGKFHAPIMLTTDLAIKEDPAYRKIGLRFRDDPQALEDAFAKAWFKLTHRDMGPRARYLGPDVPKLELLWQDPLPKADHPLIGEKDIQALKAEILQAGLSVPDLVRTAWASASTFRSSDMRGGANGARVRLAPQKNWAVNNPKELAKALDRLESVWKKFNRSLPGGKKVSLADVIVLGGGAAIEKAAKDAGRAVEVPFRPGRTDAFPEQTDPASFAVLEPAADGFRNYYSAAAYRSPADSLVDRAAQLNLSAPEMTVLIGGLRALNANTGGAPHGVLTARPGLLTNDFFVNLLDMSTKWAKSEKAEGVYEGRDRKTGKLKWTATAVDLVLGSNAELRAVAEVYAFNESKDKFTQDFVSAWTKVMDLDRFDKPAKGEQP; this is encoded by the coding sequence ATGAGAAAGCGAATTTTGGCGTTGGTCGCGGCGATCGCCGCTCTCATCGCCGCCCCGACGTTCACAAACGCGATGGAAGGCCCGGCGAAGGGCCAAGACACAGCGCGAACCAACAAGTTTTGGTGGCCCGAACAACTGGATTTGACGCCCCTGCGGCAACACCAACCGAAATCCAATCCCTACGGCGCCGCCTTCGACTACGCGGCGGAATTCAATTCACTCGACCTCGCGGCGGTCAAACGCGACATCAACGCGGTCCTGACCGCCTCCCAGGACTGGTGGCCCGCGGACTACGGCAATTACGGGCCGCTTTTCATCCGCATGGCGTGGCACAGCGCGGGCACCTACCGCACCCTGGACGGCCGCGGCGGGGCGGGCGGCGGGCAACAACGTTTCGATCCACTGAACAGCTGGCCCGACAACGCCAACCTCGACAAGGCCCGGCGGTTGCTCTGGCCCATAAAACAAAAGTACGGTCGAAAAATCTCCTGGGCGGACCTGATGGTCTTGACCGGCAACGTCTCCATGGAGAACATGGGTTTTAAAACGCTCGGGTTCGCCGGGGGGCGCGCCGACGATTGGGAAGCCGACCTCGTTTACTGGGGCCCGGAATCCAAATGGCTGGAGGGACAACGGCGGGACAAGGAAGGCAAACTGACGGGGCCCTTGGCCGCCGTGCAAATGGGTTTGATCTACGTCAACCCGGAGGGGCCCGGCGGGAACCCCGACCCCCGCGCCGCGGCGAAAGACATCCGCGAATCCTTTGGCCGCATGGCGATGAACGACGAGGAAACGGTCGCTTTGATCGTCGGCGGGCACACTTTCGGCAAGACCCACGGCGCCCACGCGCCGGACAAGAACGTCGGGCCGGAACCGGGGGCGGCCCCCCTGGAAGAGCAAGGGTTCGGCTGGATGAACAGCCGCGGCAAAGGAAACGCCGAGGACACGGTCACGAGCGGTCTGGAAGGGGCCTGGACGAGCGCGCCGAACCGTTGGACGCACATGTTCCTCGACAACCTCTTCCGGTTGGATTGGAAGAAAACCAAAAGCCCGGCCGGGGCGGTCCAATGGATCCCGACCGACCCGAAGGCCGCGACCCCGGTGCCCGACGCCCACATCCCGGGCAAGTTCCACGCGCCCATCATGCTGACGACCGACCTGGCGATCAAAGAAGACCCGGCCTACCGAAAAATCGGCCTGCGGTTCCGCGACGACCCCCAAGCCCTTGAAGACGCCTTCGCCAAGGCCTGGTTTAAATTGACGCACCGGGACATGGGCCCCCGGGCGCGCTACCTGGGGCCGGACGTGCCGAAATTGGAACTCCTCTGGCAGGACCCGCTCCCGAAAGCCGATCACCCGTTGATCGGCGAGAAAGACATCCAGGCTTTGAAAGCTGAGATTCTACAGGCCGGCCTGAGCGTGCCCGACCTCGTCCGCACGGCCTGGGCGTCGGCCTCCACCTTCCGGTCCAGCGACATGCGGGGCGGCGCCAACGGGGCGCGCGTGCGCCTCGCGCCGCAGAAAAATTGGGCGGTCAACAACCCGAAAGAGCTGGCGAAAGCCTTGGACCGTTTGGAATCGGTATGGAAAAAGTTCAATCGCTCCCTTCCCGGCGGGAAAAAAGTGTCGCTGGCGGACGTGATCGTCCTGGGCGGGGGTGCGGCGATCGAAAAAGCAGCGAAAGACGCCGGTCGGGCGGTGGAAGTCCCGTTTCGTCCGGGCCGCACGGACGCCTTTCCGGAACAAACCGACCCGGCTTCCTTCGCCGTGTTGGAGCCGGCCGCCGACGGCTTTCGCAATTACTACAGCGCGGCGGCTTATCGGTCCCCGGCGGATTCGCTTGTGGACAGGGCCGCGCAGTTGAACCTCAGCGCTCCCGAGATGACCGTCTTGATCGGCGGCCTGCGCGCCTTGAACGCCAACACGGGGGGGGCCCCGCACGGTGTCTTGACCGCGCGCCCCGGCCTCTTGACGAACGATTTCTTCGTCAATCTCCTTGACATGTCCACGAAATGGGCCAAGTCGGAGAAGGCCGAGGGCGTTTACGAGGGGCGGGACCGGAAAACCGGGAAGCTGAAGTGGACGGCCACGGCCGTCGACCTGGTCTTGGGGTCCAACGCCGAACTGCGCGCGGTGGCGGAAGTTTACGCTTTCAACGAGTCCAAGGACAAGTTCACCCAGGATTTCGTGAGCGCCTGGACCAAGGTCATGGACCTCGACCGATTCGACAAGCCCGCCAAAGGAGAACAACCATGA
- a CDS encoding transcriptional repressor, whose protein sequence is MKDLIAFLRGKGLRPTTHRVAVARFVFNTSSHPSADEVLNSVRRHCPTISRATVYNALDLFVKKGLLRKRLLKPGAEVFDPLMDAHHHFIDETTGAIFDVPLDACKIQPTAALRGYDIKEYHVVLRGRRRKTQKGPLSWE, encoded by the coding sequence ATGAAAGACCTCATCGCCTTCCTGCGGGGAAAAGGCCTCCGCCCCACCACACACCGCGTCGCGGTGGCCCGGTTCGTTTTCAACACGTCCTCCCACCCTTCCGCCGACGAGGTTTTGAACTCCGTGCGACGGCATTGCCCGACCATTTCGCGGGCCACCGTTTACAACGCGTTGGATTTGTTCGTGAAGAAGGGGCTTTTGCGCAAGCGACTCCTCAAGCCCGGGGCGGAGGTCTTTGATCCCCTGATGGACGCCCACCATCACTTCATCGATGAAACCACGGGGGCGATTTTTGACGTCCCGCTTGACGCCTGCAAAATTCAGCCCACCGCCGCCCTGCGGGGTTACGACATCAAGGAATACCACGTCGTTCTGCGGGGCCGACGCCGTAAAACCCAAAAAGGGCCCTTGTCGTGGGAATAG
- a CDS encoding TMEM165/GDT1 family protein, with protein MTPFLKILAGSFGLVAASEMGDKTQLLAFALATRFKKPWAIMAGILTATLLNHGLASWGGAWVSARVSETVLRWVLAFTFIGFGAWILIPDKDDGAPRESRWGAYATTTVAFFFAEMGDKTQLATVALGARYGSFFWVTVGTTLGMLFSDGLAVWLGETFAEKIPLKWVRRVAALLFFIFGLWILFRGVR; from the coding sequence ATGACGCCGTTCCTCAAAATTCTGGCCGGTTCCTTCGGCCTTGTCGCCGCTTCGGAAATGGGCGACAAGACCCAGTTGCTGGCCTTCGCCCTGGCGACGCGCTTTAAAAAACCTTGGGCGATCATGGCCGGCATATTGACGGCCACCCTTTTGAACCACGGGCTGGCGTCCTGGGGCGGCGCCTGGGTGTCGGCGCGCGTCTCGGAGACCGTCTTGCGGTGGGTCCTGGCGTTCACCTTCATCGGGTTCGGCGCGTGGATCTTGATCCCGGACAAGGACGACGGGGCCCCGCGGGAAAGCCGCTGGGGCGCCTACGCCACCACCACCGTCGCTTTCTTTTTCGCCGAAATGGGCGACAAAACGCAATTGGCCACCGTGGCCCTGGGCGCGCGCTACGGGTCGTTTTTTTGGGTGACCGTGGGCACAACCCTCGGCATGCTTTTTTCCGACGGCCTGGCGGTGTGGCTGGGGGAAACCTTCGCCGAGAAAATCCCCCTGAAATGGGTTCGCCGCGTCGCCGCCCTTTTGTTTTTCATTTTCGGCCTGTGGATCCTCTTCCGCGGGGTTCGTTAG
- a CDS encoding NAD(P)H-dependent oxidoreductase produces the protein MSDTLTPPSLLRQLKWRYAVKKFDPSRKIPADLWGALEEALVLSPSSFGLQPWKFFVVENPALRQKLQPVAWNQSQITDAAKLVVFAVKKNLSAADVRRFVEHTAAVRGVPADSLAGYQKIMEGSLAARTPEAIEGWAARQVYIALGNFMTAAAVLGVDVCPMEGFDPAKFDEILELPQKGYAAVVAATAGHRAADDQYAQAPKVRFPKEDVVEHVR, from the coding sequence ATGTCCGACACCCTCACCCCCCCGTCCTTGTTGCGCCAACTCAAATGGCGTTACGCCGTTAAAAAATTCGATCCGTCCCGTAAAATTCCCGCCGACCTGTGGGGCGCGCTGGAGGAGGCCCTCGTTCTGTCCCCGTCCTCCTTCGGGCTCCAGCCCTGGAAATTTTTTGTCGTCGAAAATCCCGCGTTGCGTCAAAAACTCCAACCCGTTGCCTGGAACCAATCCCAAATCACCGACGCGGCGAAGCTGGTGGTGTTCGCCGTCAAAAAAAACCTGAGCGCCGCCGACGTTCGCCGGTTTGTCGAACACACCGCCGCCGTGCGCGGGGTGCCGGCGGACTCCCTGGCGGGCTACCAAAAAATAATGGAAGGGTCCCTCGCCGCGCGCACGCCGGAAGCCATCGAGGGATGGGCGGCGCGCCAGGTCTACATCGCGCTCGGCAACTTCATGACGGCCGCCGCCGTCCTGGGCGTCGACGTCTGCCCCATGGAGGGGTTCGACCCCGCGAAGTTTGACGAGATTTTGGAATTGCCCCAAAAAGGCTACGCCGCCGTGGTCGCCGCGACGGCCGGCCACCGGGCCGCCGATGACCAATACGCCCAGGCGCCCAAGGTGCGTTTCCCCAAAGAGGACGTGGTTGAACACGTCCGCTGA
- the ygiD gene encoding 4,5-DOPA dioxygenase extradiol, with product MTNTPRRPRCVSPKRTWLNTSADAAFAPRARESAPWPVLFLGHGSPMNVVGDNAAARAWARLGRALGKPRAVLCVSAHWLTRGVFLTGNARPRTIHDFGGFPEALYQIQYPAPGDPALARRTAGLLGLGAGAVTDDWGLDHGAWGVLRGMYPGADVPVVQLSLDERRSERAHWDLGRRLGPLRREGVLIVASGNIVHNLGRIVWAEDAPVPDWARDFDAAVADAVRAGRGESLADWRSLTPTAGHAHPHPTPDHFWPLLYALALREGDEPVTFPVEGFQNGSISMRAVRFG from the coding sequence ATGACCAATACGCCCAGGCGCCCAAGGTGCGTTTCCCCAAAGAGGACGTGGTTGAACACGTCCGCTGACGCCGCCTTCGCCCCACGGGCCAGGGAGTCCGCTCCCTGGCCCGTTTTGTTTTTGGGGCATGGCTCCCCCATGAATGTCGTCGGCGACAACGCCGCCGCCCGCGCCTGGGCGCGGCTGGGCCGGGCGTTGGGCAAGCCCCGGGCCGTTTTGTGCGTGTCGGCCCACTGGTTGACCCGCGGTGTTTTTCTCACCGGCAACGCCCGCCCCCGGACGATCCACGACTTCGGTGGGTTTCCCGAGGCGCTGTATCAAATCCAATATCCCGCCCCCGGCGATCCCGCCCTCGCCCGACGGACGGCGGGCCTTCTGGGCCTCGGCGCGGGGGCCGTCACCGACGATTGGGGTCTGGACCACGGCGCTTGGGGCGTGCTGCGCGGTATGTACCCGGGCGCGGACGTGCCGGTGGTGCAGCTCAGTCTCGACGAGAGGCGTTCCGAACGGGCGCATTGGGATTTGGGTCGTCGGTTGGGGCCCCTGCGGCGGGAGGGGGTATTGATCGTCGCCAGCGGCAACATCGTTCACAACCTGGGTCGCATCGTCTGGGCGGAGGACGCCCCCGTGCCCGATTGGGCGCGGGACTTCGATGCGGCGGTGGCCGACGCGGTCCGGGCGGGCCGCGGGGAATCGCTTGCGGACTGGCGGTCTTTAACGCCCACCGCCGGCCACGCCCACCCCCACCCCACCCCGGACCATTTTTGGCCTCTCCTGTACGCCCTGGCCCTGCGCGAAGGCGACGAGCCCGTGACTTTTCCCGTGGAGGGGTTTCAAAACGGGAGCATCTCCATGCGGGCGGTGCGCTTCGGCTGA